One genomic segment of Arachis duranensis cultivar V14167 chromosome 4, aradu.V14167.gnm2.J7QH, whole genome shotgun sequence includes these proteins:
- the LOC107483993 gene encoding LOW QUALITY PROTEIN: protein argonaute 2-like (The sequence of the model RefSeq protein was modified relative to this genomic sequence to represent the inferred CDS: inserted 2 bases in 1 codon) — MDRGGYNQRRGGGNARGNGRGGRMRGRARGRNFSQPPRQPADSGVGRGTAGRGFYPQPPPPQWQPRQQNTISGGTSTATGSGTAPPSLVSPPSNPPPPTQKVVPVAGMGTIGTSSDSNETISPIQRPDAGGTVAVRIKTLQVNHFPVKFNPESRIMHYNVDVSPQSPPQPGRPPRRISKTELSLIRDKLFLDHPELPLEMTAYDGEKNIFSKVSLPEEAFVVEVSKGEDERPTGFNVTLTLVNILEMSRLEDYIRGRALSIPRVILQGVDVVFKENPTKCTVPVGRCFYPMNPKFRETNLQPGVIAVGGFQHSLKPTRQGLSLCLDYSVLSFKKKMPVLDFLHQQITGFNLREFGRYRKHVENVLIGLKVHVTHRRTKQKXNPTGQLNLVGYFHDRYQIDIRYKDIPALDFGGNKTNYVPMELCVLVEGQRYPKEYLSKDAAKNLKDMCLPPPRVRQAAIQDMVNSRCGPCGGGIVENFEMNVSNAMTTVTGRVLGPPKLKLSDPSGRTIQMALTPEKCQWNLVEKSMFEGKSVECWGILDFTFRSKCIFSGQRFISKLIEKYDKFGIIMKEPVWIEKTDMLKLGNYNQLSDLLEKINDEVFRKCRCRLQFLLCVMAYKDPGYKCLKWIAETKVGIVTQCCLSGNTNSAKDQYLTNLALKINAKIGGSNVELINRLPHFEGDGHVMFIGADVNHPASRDANSPSMAAVVATVNWPAANRYAARVCAQEHRTEKILNFGEVCLELVSCYERLNGAKPEKIVIFRDGVSESQFQMVLGEELQDLKRTFERANYSPTITLIVAQKRHQTRLFPSPPDNETTSATRGNVLPGTVVDTVIIHPFEFDFYLVSHHGSLGTSKPTHYHVLWDEHDFTSDKLQELIYDMCFTFARCTKPVSLVPPVYYADLAAYRGRQYYEAKIGMQSPYSATSSSSSPLASSSVSSATSNSNDMDFYKLHSDLENIMFFI, encoded by the exons ATGGACAGAGGCGGTTATAATCAGAGACGTGGTGGTGGTAACGCCAGAGGCAACGGAAGAGGAGGCCGCATGAGAGGAAGAGCAAGAGGAAGAAACTTTTCCCAACCCCCACGGCAACCGGCTGACAGTGGCGTAGGAAGAGGCACCGCCGGCAGAGGATTTTATCCGcagccaccaccaccacagTGGCAGCCAAGGCAGCAGAACACCATCTCCGGGGGCACATCAACCGCAACCGGCAGCGGAACCGCACCTCCAAGTCTCGTTTCCCCTCCGTCAAACCCTCCTCCTCCCACTCAAAAAG TTGTTCCGGTTGCCGGAATGGGAACGATTGGAACGTCTTCAGACTCCAATGAAACGATCTCACCCATTCAGAGGCCCGACGCCGGTGGCACGGTGGCGGTTAGGATCAAGACTCTTCAGGTGAACCATTTTCCAGTGAAATTCAACCCAGAGAGCAGGATCATGCACTACAATGTCGATGTGAGTCCCCAATCGCCGCCACAACCAGGCCGTCCACCGAGGAGGATATCAAAGACCGAACTGTCATTGATCCGTGACAAGTTGTTCCTTGACCATCCGGAGCTGCCGCTAGAGATGACTGCCTACGATGGTGAGAAGAACATTTTTAGCAAGGTTAGTTTGCCCGAAGAGGCTTTTGTGGTGGAAGTGTCCAAGGGAGAGGACGAGAGGCCCACAGGATTCAACGTGACGTTGACTCTAGTCAACATTCTTGAGATGAGTAGGTTGGAGGATTACATCAGAGGCAGGGCATTGTCAATCCCCAGAGTGATCTTGCAGGGTGTGGATGTGGTCTTCAAGGAGAATCCAACAAAATGTACTGTTCCGGTTGGTCGCTGCTTCTACCCAATGAACCCGAAATTTAGAGAGACGAATCTTCAGCCTGGTGTGATTGCTGTTGGAGGGTTTCAGCATAGTCTCAAACCAACCCGTCAAGGACTGTCATTGTGCTTGGATTATTCGGTTTTGTCTTTCAAGAAAAAAATGCCAGTGCTGGATTTCCTTCATCAACAGATTACCGGTTTCAATTTGCGCGAATTCGGAAGGTACAGAAAACATGTTGAAAATGTGCTAATTGGTTTGAAGGTTCATGTCACCCACCGGAGGACCAAACAGAA TAACCCCACTGGGCAGCTTAACCTTGTTGGCTACTTCCACGATAGGTATCAGATTGATATCAGGTACAAGGACATCCCTGCATTGGATTTTGGAGGTAACAAGACCAACTATGTGCCAATGGAACTTTGTGTCTTGGTTGAGGGTCAGAGGTATCCCAAAGAGTATTTGAGTAAGGATGCTGCGAAGAATTTGAAAGATATGTGCCTGCCTCCACCGAGAGTGAGGCAAGCTGCAATACAGGATATGGTGAATTCAAGATGTGGACCCTGTGG GGGTGGTAtcgttgaaaattttgaaatgaatGTCAGCAATGCTATGACAACAGTGACTGGCCGTGTACTTGGACCCCCAAAACTGAAGCTTAGCGATCCAAGTGGCAGGACTATCCAGATGGCATTGACTCCAGAGAAGTGCCAATGGAATTTAGTTGAGAAGTCAATGTTTGAAGGTAAGTCAGTTGAGTGTTGGGGCATTCTTGATTTCACCTTCCGCAGTAAATGTATCTTTAGCGGTCAAAGATTCATTTCTAAGCTTATTGAGAAGTACGATAAATTTGGCATCATCATGAAGGAGCCAGTTTGGATAGAAAAAACAGACATGTTGAAACTTGGCAACTATAATCAGCTTTCTGACTTACTTGAAAAGATTAATGATGAGGTTTTCAGAAAATGTAGATGCCGGCTGCAATTTCTTCTGTGTGTAATGGCCTACAAAGATCCAGGTTACAAGTGCCTCAAGTGGATTGCTGAGACCAAGGTCGGCATTGTGACACAGTGCTGCTTGTCGGGTAATACTAATTCTGCAAAAGATCAATATCTTACTAATCTTGCTCTCAAGATCAATGCGAAAATTGGAGGCAGCAATGTGGAGCTTATTAATAGGCTTCCTCACTTTGAGGGCGATGGTCATGTTATGTTTATCGGGGCTGATGTAAATCATCCGGCTTCCAGAGATGCAAATAGTCCATCAATGGCTGCTGTGGTTGCCACTGTTAATTGGCCGGCTGCAAACCGCTATGCTGCTCGAGTTTGCGCTCAAGAGCATCGAACTGAGAAGATTTTGAACTTTGGAGAAGTTTGCCTTGAGCTTGTTTCATGTTATGAAAGGCTGAATGGAGCCAAGCCTGAAAAGATTGTTATCTTCCGTGATGGGGTCAGTGAAAGTCAATTTCAGATGGTTCTTGGTGAAGAGCTTCAGGATTTGAAGAGGACCTTTGAACGTGCAAATTACTCCCCAACCATTACTCTTATTGTGGCACAAAAGCGACACCAGACTCGACTCTTCCCTTCTCCTCCTGATAATGAGACGACGTCTGCTACTCGCGGCAATGTGTTGCCTGGAACAGTAGTGGATACAGTCATCATCCACCCCTTTGAGTTTGACTTTTATCTGGTTAGTCACCATGGAAGCCTGGGAACAAGCAAGCCCACTCATTACCATGTCTTGTGGGATGAGCACGATTTCACGTCAGATAAACTCCAGGAACTGATATATGACATGTGCTTTACGTTTGCGCGGTGCACGAAACCTGTGTCTTTAGTCCCTCCGGTGTACTATGCTGACCTTGCTGCATACAGAGGACGACAATACTATGAAGCAAAGATTGGGATGCAATCTCCGTATTCAGCTacatcttcttcatcatcacctTTGGCTTCTTCATCCGTTTCTTCAGCTACTTCAAATTCGAATGATATGGACTTCTACAAGCTGCATTCTGATCTGGAAAATATAATGTTCTTCATCTAA